The following coding sequences are from one Neurospora crassa OR74A linkage group I, whole genome shotgun sequence window:
- the gh61-3 gene encoding endoglucanase II: MKTGSILAALVASASAHTIFQKVSVNGADQGQLKGIRAPANNNPVTDVMSSDIICNAVTMKDSNVLTVPAGAKVGHFWGHEIGGAAGPNDADNPIAASHKGPIMVYLAKVDNAATTGTSGLKWFKVAEAGLSNGKWAVDDLIANNGWSYFDMPTCIAPGQYLMRAELIALHNAGSQAGAQFYIGCAQINVTGGGSASPSNTVSFPGAYSASDPGILINIYGGSGKTDNGGKPYQIPGPALFTCPAGGSGGSSPAPATTASTPKPTSASAPKPVSTTASTPKPTNGSGSGTGAAHSTKCGGSKPAATTKASNPQPTNGGNSAVRAAALYGQCGGKGWTGPTSCASGTCKFSNDWYSQCLP, translated from the exons ATGAAGACCGGAAGCATCCTCGCGGCCCTCGTGGCCTCGGCCAGCGCCCACACCATCTTCCAGAAGGTGTCCGTCAACGGTGCCGATCAGGGCCAGCTCAAGGGCATCCGTGCTCctgccaacaacaaccccgtCACCGACGTCATGTCCTCTGACATTATCTGCAACGCTGTTACGATGAAAGATAGCAACGTCCTTACCGTTCCGGCTGGTGCCAAGGTTGGACACTTTTGGGGACACGAGATTGGCGGTGCTGCCGGCCCCAACGACGCTGACAACCCGATTGCTGCTTCTCACAAGG GTCCCATCATGGTCTACCTCGCCAAGGTCGACaacgccgccaccaccggcacCTCCGGGCTCAAGTGGTTCAAGGTCGCCGAAGCCGGTCTCAGCAACGGCAAGTGGGCCGTCGATGACCTGATCGCCAACAACGGCTGGTCCTACTTCGACATGCCGACCTGTATCGCTCCGGGCCAGTACCTCATGCGTGCCGAGCTCATTGCGCTGCACAACGCCGGCTCGCAAGCCGGCGCGCAGTTCTACATTGGCTGCGCCCAGATCAACgtcaccggcggcggcagcgccTCGCCTTCCAACACCGTCAGCTTCCCCGGTGCCTACTCGGCCTCCGACCCGGGtatcctcatcaacatctacggcggcagcggcaagaCCGACAACGGCGGCAAGCCGTACCAGATCCCCGGCCCCGCGCTGTTCACTTGCCCCGCTGGTGGCTCCGGTGGTTCCAGCCCTGCTCCTGCTACCACGGCTAGCACCCCCAAGCCTACCTCGGCTAGCGCGCCTAAGCCTGTCTCTACCACGGCTAGCACCCCTAAGCCTACCAACGGCAGCGGCTCGGGTACCGGCGCTGCTCATAGTACAAAGTGCGGTGGTTCCAAGCCTGCTGCTACTACCAAGGCTAGCAACCCCCAGCCTACCAACGGCGGCAACTCGGCTGTccgtgctgctgctctttATGGCCAGTGCGGTGGTAAGGGCTGGACTGGCCCTACCTCTTGCGCTTCGGGAACTTGCAAGTTCTCGAACGATTGGTACAGCCAGTGCCTCCCTTAG
- the pks-6 gene encoding polyketide synthase 6 encodes MAPHSTLDSDYSSGSSTPTSASAAGDGFVDGLNGLNNGRAVDPQEPIAIIGMGCRLPGGSHSSSKLWELLKAGRTAQSRFPPSRFNIDGFYHPNSDRPGSLNMEGGYFIEDDIRGFENSFFGINNLEATYMDPQQRKLLEVVFETFENAGFTLDQVSDANIGCYVGNFVTDFITMQLKDSEYTHRYSATGLGTTILANRISHVFNMKGPSFVIDTACSSSLYCLHAAVAALIAGECDSAIVAGANLIQSPEQQLATMKAGVLSKTSTCHTFDSSADGYGRADGIGAILVKRLSDAIRDGDPIRSVIRGTAINSNGKTNGITLPSADGQEAVIRKAYAQAGLGFNETDYIECHGTGTAVGDPIEVEAVSRVFKKPQGAPLLIGSVKSNLGHSEAASGLSSIIKVAMALEKGEIPPTYGVKNINPKIKTDEWNVQIVTETTPWPKNLPHNAGRLFRRAGVNSFGYGGANAHAILEAPQMHVPVGYNRGSLPASLTRSTLFLPFSGSNTAALERRVTDIAAAIDFENVNIADLAYTLGVKRTHLSTRGYILSGQDTLKDDLKPENLRVALQGKTYSKLPLAFVFTGQGAQWPEMGKELMKEFPSFRRTIQRLDAALQMLPHAPTWTLQGAILEPAKTSMINHASRSQPVCTAVQIALVQLLASWGIKPESVIGHSSGEIAAAYTAGYLTPEQSIIIAYYRGHCVTKSTMVGAMMAAGLGAEDANKKISELDLVGKIRVACVNSPESVTISGDTEGIETLRAQFDQAGTFARVLKTDGKAYHSHHMAVIGQEYEDLLTEALDGDDFPTTSNGVRFISSVTDAVVNHAVGPAYWRANLESPVLFANVVERLIKDTASHLVELGPHSALELPIKQTRTKLNISETKVHYGSALSRGKNSITTILNLVGDLFLHGHDISFKGVNYVDSAFNSPKARKNVKTQEKMLLDLPNYTWDYSGTVFNESRVSVEWRNRKYPRHDLLGSQVHGGNGISTNWRNVVKAKDIPWMEGHKLDTTTVFPAAGYLAMAVEAMCQVADVTKEQEPALSLRNVNITKALTLGSEETDAGVELFTTLYPAQLPGGATDAGWYQFNISSYTNGTATTHANGLVKIDSAPAPLEVNLPIVPSTMEPQAPRTWYGKFAKGGLNFQGQFQSLTEIQNPRKKENPHTLAKTELRQGGGSGPSTESEYLIHPITIDALFQAGIIASTSGVVRELRAKVPVHIEEMHLRAPVGGQKELKVNATSEAVGFGTIRVDGELFDDEGRVFLQINRCRQVSYQSGIQQEAGDERHPMLRVVWKPDVTRLGAGDAKEFSQYIEQYAAKSESKVDDATVRLGAALDLLIHKHPRLRILNLDVNLTEFLVDTLRLETDFKKCKTLVSGSYSEDGTLTFEDLTNEGKTSTAAQVFDVVILGSKAQELEAAKELVDENGSIIVNGSPADADKLQTLGFTTLQAPSDTILAQTPQEITAKQQKTLSKQVLIVERNADHVLNSAIAAQAKKITGLEAKRIPLESVTADIIAAHTRVISTIELENPVLSRVTEDEMKHIKTLTDNCTNLVWVTGGRLFQSASPEHAVVYGLSRALMLEQPSLRFFVVDVDHEGTPVERSAKHVVEVLQQALIEADPDYEFVQNAGLLHVSRFVPEETLNRVFREKQGAEKLALPLKDARPFRLGTDMVGQIDSIFFRREEAKDVQLADGHVEVSVKAVGLNTKDLQAINGDGDNTSGSFCTSQYTAVVANVGTGVENLAVGDRVVVMTPGYFATTESVPAWACQKLADNEDFTTLSSVPLQLSTAIYAVNNRAHVQAGESVLVITGSDIAADQAAIRVAQLAGAEVFAVGESTNLPSERVFTKGDKALVAKLLKATEGRGVDVVLNFANDAAPISSIGNVFADCGRLVHVGKSSLAEAIATDSTLFRKSVTVTTFDIANILSLKTVAGQKIRSQLLADSIALYRQGQLNLASSPKVFDVSEVRDAFRALAAKGHSGSVVVSLENEASLVPTLPLKYDTVLSPEKSYLLVGCLGGLGRSMSKWMLARGARKFVFMGRSGTDRAPARRLVEDLELAGAQVTVVRGDVINMEDVELAVNGIDGPIGGVIQAAMGLDEALFTTMPRDYWLTGLKPKIVGSWNLHNAIRGRDSELDFFLMTSSISGSVGTATESNYCSANYFLDVFARHRHSLGLPATSIGLGMISEVGYLHENPEIEAMLLRKGIQAINEDEMLQIIDASLATPTAVPGSYDELARAHVLTGLEPLGLKELRAKGFEGTSPVLGDPRASLLSAALDESTDAASSNAASGMPAEVAEAIATGASVEDAVLKMISKKFSNLVLIPEDKLNLTKPISEVGVDSMLAAEFRAWIFQAFKVDVPYLTLLSAAATLTLLSELITKKMMEAQDA; translated from the exons ATGGCCCCTCACAGCACTCTCGACTCCGACTACTCGTCGGGTTCTTCTACTCCGACTAGTGCCAGTGCCGCTGGCGATGGCTTCGTCGATGGCCTCAACGGACTCAACAATGGGCGCGCCGTGGACCCTCAAGAGCCCATCGCTATCATTGGAATGG GATGTCGTTTGCCCGGTGGAAGCCACTCCAGCTCCAAGCTCTGGGAGCTCCTCAAGGCCGGGCGCACCGCCCAGAGCCGCTTCCCACCGTCGCGTTTCAACATCGATGGCTTCTACCACCCCAACTCGGACCGGCCCGGCTCGCTCAACATGGAGGGTGGCTACTTCATCGAGGACGATATCCGCGGGTTCGAGAACTCCTTCTTCGGCATCAACAACCTCGAGGCCACGTACATGGATCCCCAGCAGCGCAAGCTACTCGAGGTGGTCTTTGAGACGTTCGAGAACGCCGGCTTCACGCTGGATCAGGTCTCCGATGCCAACATTGGTTGCTATGTCGGCAACTTCGTGACGGATTTCATCACTATGCAGCTCAAGGATTCAGAGTACACTCATCGCTACTCGGCGACAGGTTTGGGTACCACCATCTTGGCCAACAGAATCAGCCATGTGTTCAACATGAAGGGGCCCAGCTTCGTCATCGATACTGCTTGCTCTTCCTCGCTTTACTGCTTGCATGCGGCCGTTGCCGCCTTGATTGCTGGAGAATGCGACTCTGCCATCGTGGCTGGTGCCAACCTTATCCAGTCTCCCGAGCAGCAACTCGCCACTATGAAGGCTGGTGTCCTGTCCAAGACCTCCACTTGCCATACCTTCGACTCGTCTGCCGATGGTTACGGCAGAGCTGATGGTATCGGCGCTATTCTCGTCAAGAGGCTCAGCGATGCCATCCGTGACGGAGACCCAATCCGCTCCGTCATCCGCGGTACTGCTATCAACTCCAACGGCAAGACCAACGGTATCACCCTGCCTAGTGCTGATGGCCAGGAGGCCGTTATCCGCAAGGCTTATGCTCAAGCCGGGCTTGGCTTCAACGAGACCGACTACATTGAGTGCCACGGTACTGGTACCGCCGTCGGTGACCCGATCGAAGTCGAAGCCGTGTCCCGCGTGTTCAAGAAGCCCCAGGGTGCTCCCCTCTTGATCGGCTCCGTCAAGAGTAACCTCGGTCACTCCGAGGCTGCTTCTGGTCTTTCCAGCATCATCAAGGTCGCCATGGCCCTTGAGAAGGGCGAGATCCCTCCCACGTATGGCGTCAAGAACATCAACCCCAAAATCAAGACTGATGAGTGGAACGTTCAAATCGTTACCGAAACGACCCCCTGGCCAAAGAACCTTCCTCACAACGCCGGCAGGCTCTTCCGCCGTGCTGGTGTCAACTCCTTCGGATATGGTGGTGCCAATGCCCACGCCATTCTCGAGGCCCCCCAGATGCACGTCCCGGTTGGATACAACCGCGGCTCCCTGCCGGCTTCTCTCACCCGCTCGACTTtgttcctccccttctccgGCTCCAACACCGCGGCTCTCGAGCGCAGAGTCACCGACATTGCGGCTGCAATTGACTTCGAGAATGTCAACATCGCCGACCTGGCATATACCCTCGGTGTCAAGCGCACCCACCTCAGTACTCGTGGCTACATTCTCAGCGGCCAGGACACTCTCAAGGATGACCTCAAGCCCGAGAACCTCCGCGTTGCTCTCCAGGGCAAGACCTACTCCAAGCTTCCTTTGGCTTTTGTCTTCACCGGCCAGGGTGCTCAGTGGCCTGAGATGGGCAAGGAGTTGATGAAGGAGTTTCCCAGCTTCCGTCGCACCATCCAAAGGCTCGATGCTGCTTTGCAGATGCTCCCACATGCTCCCACCTGGACTCTCCAGGGTGCCATTCTCGAGCCGGCCAAGACCAGCATGATCAACCATGCCTCGCGCTCTCAGCCTGTCTGCACTGCTGTCCAGATCGCCCTGGTCCAGCTGCTCGCTTCTTGGGGCATCAAGCCCGAGAGTGTCATCGGCCACTCTTCCGGAGAAATTGCCGCTGCCTACACCGCTGGCTACCTCACTCCCGAGCagtccatcatcatcgcttACTACCGTGGCCACTGTGTCACCAAGAGCACCATGGTCGGTGCCATGATGGCTGCCGGTCTCGGCGCTGAGGATGCCAACAAGAAGATCAGCGAGCTTGACCTCGTTGGCAAGATCCGTGTTGCTTGCGTCAACTCCCCCGAGAGCGTCACCATCTCCGGTGACACCGAGGGCATCGAGACTCTCCGTGCCCAGTTCGACCAGGCCGGCACGTTCGCCAGAGTCCTCAAGACCGATGGCAAGGCCTACCACTCCCACCACATGGCTGTCATTGGCCAAGAGTACGAGGACCTCCTCACCGAGGCtctcgacggcgacgacttccccaccaccagcaacggAGTCCGCTTCATTTCCTCCGTCACCGATGCCGTCGTGAACCATGCCGTTGGCCCTGCCTACTGGCGCGCCAATCTGGAGTCGCCCGTCTTGTTTGCCAACGTCGTCGAGCGTCTCATCAAGGACACCGCCTCGCACCTCGTTGAACTCGGCCCCCACTCCGCTCTCGAGCTTCCCATCAAGCAGACCCGTACCAAGCTCAACATCAGCGAGACCAAGGTACACTACGGCTCCGCCCTCTCGCGCGGCAAgaactccatcaccaccatccttaACCTGGTCGGTGACCTCTTCCTGCACGGGCACGACATCTCCTTCAAGGGCGTCAACTACGTCGACTCAGCTTTCAACAGCCCCAAGGCGCGCAAGAACGTGAAGACCCAGGAGAAGATGCTGCTCGACCTGCCCAACTACACCTGGGACTACAGCGGCACCGTCTTCAACGAGTCCCGTGTCAGCGTCGAGTGGCGTAACCGCAAGTATCCCCGCCACGACCTGCTCGGCTCTCAAGTCCACGGCGGCAATGGCATCTCCACCAATTGGAGGAACGtcgtcaaggccaaggacatTCCCTGGATGGAGGGCCACAAgctcgacaccaccaccgtcttcCCGGCCGCTGGCTACCTCGCCATGGCGGTTGAAGCCATGTGCCAGGTCGCCGACGTGACCAAGGAGCAAGAGCCTGCGCTCAGCCTGCGCAacgtcaacatcaccaaggcCCTAACTCTCGGCAGTGAAGAGACCGACGCCGGTGTCGAGCTGTTCACCACGCTCTACCCCGCCCAGCTCCCCGGCGGCGCCACCGACGCAGGCTGGTACCAGTTCAACATCAGCTCCTACACTAACGGCACAGCCACCACGCACGCCAACGGTCTCGTCAAGATCGACTCCGCGCCCGCTCCGCTGGAAGTCAACCTGCCCATCGTGCCGTCCACCATGGAGCCCCAGGCGCCGCGCACGTGGTACGGCAAGTTCGCCAAGGGCGGGCTCAACTTCCAGGGCCAGTTCCAATCCCTTACCGAGATCCAGAACCCccgcaagaaggagaacCCGCACACGCTGGCCAAGACGGAGCTCCGCCAGGGCGGTGGCAGCGGCCCTTCGACCGAGTCGGAGTACCTTATCCACCCGATCACGATCGATGCCCTCTTCCAGGCGGGTATCATTGCTAGCACCTCTGGCGTTGTCCGCGAGTTGCGGGCCAAGGTGCCTGTTCACATCGAGGAGATGCACCTCCGCGCTCCAGTTGGCGGGCAAAAGGAGCTCAAGGTTAACGCCACCTCTGAGGCGGTTGGTTTTGGTACCATCCGTGTTGATGGCGAGCTGTTCGATGACGAGGGACGGGTCTTCCTCCAGATCAACCGGTGCCGACAGGTTTCCTACCAGAGCGGTATCCAGCAGGAGGCGGGTGATGAGCGTCACCCAATGCTTCGTGTTGTCTGGAAGCCGGATGTGACTAGGCTTGGAGCCGGTGATGCGAAGGAGTTCTCGCAGTACATTGAGCAGTATGCTGCAAAGTCTGAGAGCAAAGTTGATGATGCTACTGTTCGCTTGGGAGCTGCTCTTGATCTGTTGATCCACAAGCACCCCAGACTTCGCATCTTGAACCTTGATGTCAACTTGACCGAGTTCCTGGTTGACACCCTCCGTCTCGAGACTGACTTCAAGAAGTGCAAGACTCTGGTCAGCGGATCTTACTCCGAGGATGGCACCCTCACCTTTGAGGACCTTACCAACGAAGGCAAGACCTCAACCGCCGCTCAGGTCTTTGACGTCGTCATCCTCGGCTCCAAGGCCCAGGAACTTGAAGCCGCCAAGGAGCTCGTTGACGAGAATGGCTCCATCATCGTTAACGGTTCCCCTGCCGATGCCGACAAGCTCCAAACTCTCGGCTTCACCACCCTCCAAGCCCCCTCCGACACGATCCTCGCCCAAACCCCCCAGGAGATCACCGCCAAGCAGCAAAAGACTCTCTCCAAGCAGGTCCTCATCGTCGAGCGCAATGCCGACCACGTCCTCAACAGCGCCATTGCCGCCCAGGCCAAAAAGATCACTGGTCTTGAGGCCAAGCGGATCCCGCTTGAGAGCGTCACCGCCGACATCATCGCGGCGCACACCCGCGTCATTTCCACTATCGAGCTCGAGAACCCCGTTCTCTCGCGTGTCACGGAGGACGAGATGAAGCACATCAAGACTTTGACTGATAACTGCACCAACCTTGTCTGGGTCACCGGCGGCCGTCTCTTCCAGTCTGCTTCGCCCGAGCATGCTGTGGTCTATGGTCTCTCTCGTGCGCTGATGCTTGAACAGCCATCGCTCCGCTTCTttgtggttgatgttgaccATGAGGGTACCCCTGTTGAGAGATCGGCTAAGCACGTTGTTGAGGTTCTTCAGCAGGCTCTTATCGAGGCGGATCCTGACTACGAGTTTGTCCAGAACGCTGGGCTGCTCCATGTCAGCCGCTTTGTCCCCGAGGAGACTCTCAACAGGGTGTTCCGTGAGAAGCAGGGCGCTGAGAAGCTTGCTCTGCCGCTCAAGGATGCCAGACCCTTCCGCCTTGGTACCGACATGGTCGGCCAGATTGattccatcttcttccgccGTGAGGAAGCCAAGGATGTCCAGCTGGCTGATGGCCACGTCGAGGTCTCCGTCAAGGCTGTGGGCTTAAACACCAAGGATCTCCAGGCCAtcaacggcgacggcgacaacaCCAGCGGCTCCTTCTGTACTTCGCAGTAcactgctgttgttgccaaCGTGGGCACCGGTGTTGAGAACCTCGCTGTCGGTGATCGTGTCGTCGTCATGACACCCGGTTACTTTGCCACTACCGAAAGTGTCCCAGCCTGGGCTTGCCAGAAGCTGGCCGACAACGAGGACTTCACGACCCTGTCTAGCGTTCCTCTCCAGCTCAGCACCGCCATCTATGCCGTCAACAACCGTGCTCACGTCCAAGCCGGCGAGTCCGTTCTCGTCATCACTGGAAGCGACATCGCTGCTGACCAGGCCGCCATCCGCGTCGCTCAACTAGCTGGTGCCGAAGTGTTCGCCGTTGGTGAGAGCACCAACCTACCCTCCGAGCGCGTCTTCACCAAGGGTGACAAGGCTCTCGTTGCCAAGCTGCTCAAGGCCACTGAAGGCCGCGGTGTCGATGTCGTCCTCAACTTTGCCAACGATGCTGCCCCTATCTCCAGCATTGGCAACGTCTTCGCCGACTGTGGACGTCTTGTGCATGTCGGCAAGTCTAGCCTTGCTGAGGCCATCGCTACCGACTCGACCCTCTTCCGCAAGAGCGTCACCGTCACGACCTTTGACATTGCCAACATCCTGTCTCTCAAGACCGTTGCTGGACAGAAGATCCGGTCCCAACTGTTGGCTGACAGCATCGCGCTCTACCGCCAGGGCCAGCTGAACCTTGCCTCCTCTCCCAAGGTCTTTGACGTCTCCGAGGTCCGCGACGCCTTCCGCGCACTGGCGGCCAAGGGCCACTCTGGCTCAGTCGTGGTCTCCCTTGAGAACGAGGCCTCGCTTGTCCCCACCCTTCCGCTCAAGTATGATACCGTCCTCAGCCCGGAGAAGAGCTACCTCCTTGTTGGCTGCCTCGGTGGTCTCGGTCGGTCCATGTCCAAGTGGATGCTTGCTCGTGGTGCTCGCAAGTTTGTGTTCATGGGCCGTAGTGGTACGGACAGGGCTCCTGCTCGTCGCTTGGTCGAGGATCTTGAGCTTGCTGGTGCGCAGGTGACGGTGGTTCGTGGTGATGTTATCAACATGGAGGATGTTGAGTTGGCTGTCAATGGTATCGATGGACCGATCGGCGGTGTTATTCAGGCTGCCATGGGTCTTGAT GAAGCtctcttcaccaccatgCCCCGCGACTACTGGCTTACCGGCCTCAAGCCCAAGATCGTCGGCTCGTGGAACCTGCACAACGCCATCCGCGGCCGCGACTCCGAGCTCGACTTCTTCCTCATGACTTCCTCCATCTCTGGCAGCGTCGGCACCGCCACCGAGTCCAACTACTGCTCGGCCAACTACTTCCTCGACGTCTTCGCGCGCCACCGCCACTCCCTCGGTTTGCCTGCTACGTCCATCGGTCTGGGCATGATTTCCGAGGTCGGCTACCTGCACGAGAACCCCGAGATCGAAGCCATGCTCCTCCGCAAGGGTATCCAAGCCATCAACGAAGACGAGATGCTGCAAATCATCGACGCCTCCCTGGCCACCCCTACCGCTGTCCCAGGTAGCTACGACGAGCTCGCCCGCGCCCACGTCCTCACCGGTCTCGAGCCTCTTGGCCTCAAGGAATTGCGCGCCAAGGGCTTCGAGGGCACCTCTCCCGTGCTCGGTGACCCGCGCGCTTCTCTCCTGTCCGCCGCGCTCGACGAGTCCACGGATGCGGCCAGCAGCAACGCAGCGAGCGGTATGCCCGCCGAGGTCGCCGAGGCCATTGCCACGGGCGCCTCGGTGGAGGACGCCGTCCTCAAGATGATCTCCAAGAAGTTCTCCAACTTGGTGCTGATTCCCGAGGACAAGCTGAACCTGACCAAGCCGATCAGCGAGGTGGGCGTGGACAGCATGTTGGCTGCCGAGTTTAGGGCATGGATCTTCCAGGCTTTCAAGGTGGATGTGCCCTACTTGACGCTGttgtcggcggcggctacACTGACCTTGTTGTCGGAGCTGAttacgaagaagatgatggaggctCAGGATGCTTGA